From Aneurinibacillus sp. REN35, a single genomic window includes:
- a CDS encoding UxaA family hydrolase — protein sequence MEAIHKTVMMKPQDKVAVALGRIPAGAAVEVNCEGHTYRITISDEIDFGHKFAVVPIAKGDDIIKYGEVIGMASCDIAAGEHVHIHNLEGKRGRGDKVDTGK from the coding sequence ATGGAAGCCATCCATAAAACGGTAATGATGAAGCCGCAGGATAAGGTTGCGGTAGCGCTTGGCAGAATCCCGGCGGGTGCTGCGGTAGAAGTGAACTGTGAGGGACACACATACCGGATAACGATATCTGATGAGATTGATTTTGGGCATAAGTTTGCCGTCGTACCCATTGCCAAAGGGGATGACATTATAAAATACGGGGAAGTCATTGGCATGGCGTCTTGTGATATTGCTGCGGGAGAGCATGTGCATATTCATAACCTGGAGGGAAAACGAGGAAGGGGGGATAAAGTTGACACAGGAAAATAA
- a CDS encoding SDR family NAD(P)-dependent oxidoreductase, with protein MRLVGKVALVTGAGSGIGEAIAKKLSSAGAFVAVCDIDEAGGQRVVEEIQAAGNQAAFYSLDVTRETQVKAVIERIVAQHHRLDITINNAGVGKAGTVLEQTEADWDTMMSVNAKGAFFGCKYSVHQMLKQDSGGSIVNIASVAGMVGVLNRAGYCASKAAIVGLTKSVASDFAKKGIRVNAISPGTIESPWIKKILSDNPNPEAARVQMQQRQPIGRMGTPEEVANLALFLASEEASFVTGSNYVADGGLTVR; from the coding sequence ATGAGGCTAGTAGGGAAGGTGGCTCTTGTAACAGGAGCAGGTTCAGGGATTGGGGAAGCCATCGCCAAGAAATTGAGTTCGGCAGGTGCATTCGTCGCGGTATGTGATATTGACGAAGCAGGTGGTCAGCGTGTGGTCGAGGAGATACAGGCAGCAGGAAACCAGGCGGCATTCTACTCGCTTGACGTGACGCGGGAAACACAGGTAAAGGCAGTGATTGAACGTATTGTTGCGCAGCATCATCGACTTGACATAACGATAAACAATGCAGGCGTCGGCAAGGCGGGAACAGTGCTTGAGCAGACAGAGGCAGATTGGGATACGATGATGAGCGTCAATGCCAAAGGTGCTTTCTTTGGCTGCAAATACTCGGTCCATCAGATGCTCAAACAGGATAGTGGCGGCAGTATTGTAAACATCGCCTCGGTTGCCGGAATGGTCGGTGTGCTCAATCGTGCCGGATATTGTGCATCCAAAGCGGCGATTGTCGGTCTTACCAAATCGGTTGCTTCCGACTTTGCGAAAAAGGGAATCCGCGTCAATGCCATTTCCCCCGGAACGATTGAGTCACCATGGATTAAAAAGATTCTTTCAGATAACCCGAATCCGGAGGCTGCAAGAGTGCAAATGCAGCAGCGCCAGCCGATCGGTCGGATGGGAACCCCGGAGGAAGTGGCAAATCTCGCTCTTTTCCTTGCGAGTGAAGAGGCGTCCTTTGTTACAGGAAGCAATTATGTAGCAGATGGCGGGCTTACTGTTCGCTAA
- a CDS encoding fumarylacetoacetate hydrolase family protein, producing the protein MRIIRYSNESSVPTLAALTDEDKLYALPYTDFLQLVKEADEQNVTPLRLIEDAIEGKDALPIELADVKLLVPIEAPEVWAAGVTYEKSRDARNYEATDGKLDATTFYDKVYDAERPEIFFKSTAARTIGPNQPVYLRNDSNWQIPEPELGLVLNKNGKVIGYTIGNDMSCRDIEGENPLYLPQAKVWKHSCSIGPTIRLAETVEDPYQFQITCRIYRKEKKVVEGTASTGQLKRTFDELVSYLVKDNEIFDGTVLLTGTCIVPPNEFTLQDGDRVEIEISNLGVLNNPVTLNSPVIV; encoded by the coding sequence ATGCGTATAATTCGCTACTCAAATGAAAGTTCGGTTCCTACGTTAGCAGCCTTAACGGATGAAGATAAACTATATGCTCTTCCTTATACAGATTTCTTACAGCTAGTCAAAGAGGCGGATGAGCAAAATGTAACGCCGCTTCGCCTGATCGAGGATGCGATCGAGGGAAAAGACGCACTGCCGATAGAGCTTGCGGATGTAAAGCTGCTTGTTCCGATTGAAGCCCCAGAAGTATGGGCTGCCGGCGTAACGTATGAGAAGAGCCGCGACGCAAGAAATTATGAAGCGACTGACGGCAAGCTTGATGCAACTACTTTCTATGACAAGGTGTATGATGCAGAACGTCCGGAAATCTTTTTTAAGTCGACAGCGGCCCGCACAATTGGCCCGAATCAGCCGGTGTATCTGCGCAATGATTCTAACTGGCAAATTCCGGAGCCGGAGCTTGGCCTTGTTCTTAACAAGAACGGCAAGGTGATTGGTTATACCATTGGCAATGATATGAGCTGCCGGGATATTGAAGGAGAGAATCCGTTATATCTGCCGCAGGCAAAAGTATGGAAACATTCCTGCTCCATTGGGCCGACTATCCGCTTGGCAGAGACAGTGGAAGATCCTTATCAATTCCAGATTACGTGTCGGATTTACCGCAAGGAAAAAAAGGTGGTAGAGGGAACGGCCAGCACAGGTCAGTTAAAGCGGACGTTTGATGAACTTGTGTCCTATCTTGTGAAGGATAACGAGATTTTTGATGGAACCGTATTGCTGACAGGAACATGTATCGTACCGCCTAATGAATTTACGCTGCAGGATGGTGATCGGGTTGAAATTGAAATCTCGAATCTTGGCGTATTAAATAATCCTGTTACATTAAATAGTCCTGTAATCGTGTGA
- a CDS encoding IclR family transcriptional regulator → MPIIQSVERALRILDLFDEYETELKITDISSRMNVHKSTIHSLLKTLQKYHYIEQNPENGKYKLGMRLFEKGSFVIHSLDVRAIAKKHLLDLSIKTGNTIHLVILDGKEGVYIDKVEGSSATVLYSRVGRRIPIHCSAVGKALVAFKSPKELARILNGYTYITHTPKTISNEADFLLELGKVRKYGYAIDNEENEPGVFCLAVPLRNHSGDVVAAMSMSQPVIRMDEGQLNEIVALLKREAEDISAQLGYGIRTFSV, encoded by the coding sequence ATGCCAATTATTCAGTCGGTGGAACGTGCACTGCGCATTTTGGATTTATTCGATGAGTATGAAACGGAATTAAAAATTACAGATATTAGTTCGCGAATGAATGTCCATAAAAGTACCATACATTCGCTGCTGAAAACACTGCAAAAATATCATTACATTGAACAGAATCCGGAAAACGGAAAATACAAGTTGGGTATGCGATTGTTTGAAAAGGGAAGTTTTGTGATTCACAGCCTAGATGTCCGCGCGATTGCAAAAAAGCATTTGCTTGATCTTTCAATAAAGACCGGCAATACGATTCATCTTGTCATCCTGGATGGAAAAGAAGGCGTCTATATTGACAAGGTCGAAGGCTCTTCTGCTACTGTGCTCTATTCGCGTGTAGGACGCAGAATTCCGATTCATTGCAGCGCGGTAGGAAAAGCGCTGGTCGCATTTAAATCACCAAAGGAGCTCGCTCGTATTTTGAACGGATATACGTATATAACCCATACGCCGAAGACTATCTCGAATGAAGCGGATTTTCTACTTGAACTGGGAAAAGTGCGAAAGTACGGGTATGCGATCGATAATGAGGAGAATGAACCCGGTGTTTTCTGTCTTGCCGTTCCGCTGCGAAATCATTCCGGCGATGTTGTTGCTGCGATGAGCATGTCACAGCCGGTCATTCGTATGGACGAGGGACAGCTTAATGAGATCGTTGCCCTGTTAAAGCGGGAAGCTGAAGATATCTCCGCGCAGCTTGGATATGGAATCCGTACTTTTTCCGTTTAG
- a CDS encoding bifunctional 4-hydroxy-2-oxoglutarate aldolase/2-dehydro-3-deoxy-phosphogluconate aldolase, whose product MKKQEGGASMLPKVKLLQKITESGVIAVIRRVPSEFIEQIAESLVDGGVTALEVTVDTPGAFEAIERLSKSCKDRAVVGAGTVIDGESARLAIQSGADFIFSPSLHQEVIRTALRYGKVAVPGVLTPTEMITAMEWGADMVKVFPAASFGVKYIKDIKAPFPHIPIVPTGGVTLDNVTSFIEAGVAAVGIGGNLVNATATEPEDFTRIRQMAAAYVAAIKQARA is encoded by the coding sequence ATGAAGAAACAGGAGGGAGGTGCTTCCATGCTGCCTAAAGTGAAATTGTTGCAGAAAATTACTGAAAGTGGAGTTATTGCTGTGATACGTCGGGTTCCGTCTGAATTCATCGAACAAATTGCGGAAAGTTTGGTGGACGGGGGAGTTACCGCTCTCGAAGTTACGGTTGATACTCCAGGAGCATTTGAAGCGATAGAGCGGCTGTCCAAGAGCTGTAAGGATCGAGCAGTTGTCGGAGCAGGAACCGTTATTGATGGCGAATCAGCCCGCCTTGCGATTCAAAGCGGAGCGGATTTTATATTCAGTCCGAGCTTGCATCAGGAGGTTATTCGCACCGCTTTACGCTATGGCAAGGTTGCCGTTCCTGGTGTGCTCACCCCAACTGAAATGATTACAGCGATGGAATGGGGCGCAGATATGGTAAAGGTCTTTCCGGCAGCCAGTTTCGGCGTAAAGTACATTAAAGATATAAAAGCTCCGTTTCCCCATATCCCGATTGTCCCAACCGGGGGCGTTACGCTCGATAATGTGACCTCTTTTATTGAAGCGGGCGTTGCGGCGGTAGGGATTGGTGGAAATCTAGTGAACGCAACTGCGACGGAGCCGGAAGATTTTACCCGAATTCGACAGATGGCTGCTGCGTATGTAGCGGCGATTAAACAGGCACGTGCATAG